The window TGAGAAAAAAATAAAATTCCAAAAGTTATAAACATTCCTATTGTTCTTAATAACGAATAAAAAATCATAGCATAAAATAAATCTATACAAAAGAAGTATATTATATGTCTTAGTCTAAATTTCTGCTCTATAAAATCTAACAAATCAAAGATATATGCTGTTATGAAAATTGACGTGAATATTAGTTTTGCAGTAAAACTAATCCCAATTACAAAAATATCTAAACTGTATTTATATACTATATATAATATCCATATGTATATTATTCTAATTACTACGTTTGAATAATTTTTCATTTTACATGTGCTCCCCGCAATTTTATTTTGTTAACTACTTTACCTCATATTGTATCATTAAATATAATTATTTTCAATTTTATTAAAAATTCTATTTTTAATAAATATAAAAAATAATATACTGTGGCTATTTTATATATAGTTTTCTTTTCCATGTGTTGTTCCAATATCTCCTCTTCATAATTCATATTCTTTAAATCTTTTATATATATAATATATTATTTAATTTAATAAATCGATATTTCCTTGTAAATTCTTTAAATTTAATAATAAGTACATTACTAAAAAAGATCTATATTAGCTTTTTTATTATCAAATATATATTTTATCATTGCTCTTGTAATTTCAAACTTTTTTTGATAAAATACCTTATCATATAATTTCTCAAAAGGAGTGACAAAATATGAATGACAGTTTAGATTTTATAACAGTCATCAAAGTATTATATAGAAATAAGATGCTTATCCTTATTATTGCTGCTGTTACAGTCATTTGTACTTTAGCCTACCTTATGACAAAAAAGGATTTTAAAACCACAATGAATTTATACAGTAATGACAGAGTTTTGAAGGAAATAAACGAACCGCCTGTTTTTTCACTTAACTCCTTTGAATTTTATAAATATCTGAAAGAAAATTCAAAAAAATTATCACTTCTGGATATTGATGATGACAATTTTTATTCAAGTATCTCAAAAAAAATTACTCTTGAAAGTGACAATAACAGTCCTAATGTAAAAATTCAATTTAATACTAAAGTAAAAAATGACGGAAAAGAATTTGCAAGAGAATTCGCGGATCTGGCAAACAAATATCTTAATGATAAAAAAAGTATTTATCTTTCAAGCCAGATTAAAGCACTTGACGAACAGTTTTTATATTTGAAACAAAATATTGATCTTTCACAAACAAAAGATCCGCTCATTGATTCTACAATATCAAAACTGTCTTATTACAGACTGCTTGACAAAGATAAGACTCCTTTGTTAAAATTAATAGATTACCAGACAAAAGCTTCTAAGAATAAAAAATTAATTCTGGCTTTATCACTATTTTTAGGTCTTGCCTTTGGTATTTTAATTGCTTTTATCAGAGAATTTTTGAAAACAGTAAACTGGAAAGACATAAAAGAAAATTAATAACTAAAATTAAATAATTAACAAAGATGTTTGGGATACCCCATCTATAAAAAAAACCTAGGCATAAGGTTTTTCTTATGCTTTTTATTTTACAGGAGGAAAAAATGCATATTTTATTTTACAATGAAATACTTTGGTTTTTATCAATGCTTATTAACTTTTTACTAATTCTGCTCGCATACAGATTATGGGGAAAAATAGGACTATTTATTTTCATTCCCATATCTACTATACTGGCAAATGTACAAGTCATAAAACAAGTTGATCTCTTTGGATTTCACGGAACAATGGGGGACATTTTATATTGCGGAATCTTTCTTGTTTCTGATATTCTCTCAGAAAATTATGGAAAAAAAATGGCAAGAAATACTATTTACATTGGTTTCTTTTCATTAATTTCTACTACTGTAATTATGATATTGTCTTTAAAAATACTTCCAAATGAGTATGACACATCACAGTCAAGCCTTGAATTCATATTTGGATTTCTGCCCAGAATAACCGTGGCAAGCCTCACTGCTTTTTTAGTATCACAAACTTATGATGTCTGGGCTTACCAGTTTTGGAGAGAAAAATTCCCCGAATTTAAGCATATTTGGATTAGAAATAACTTTAGTACTCTGGCAAGTCAGTTTATTGACGGTATCATATTTACAATCATAGCATTTTCTGGAGTTTTTGAATTTTCATATATGGTGAAAATTTTTATAACATCATATCTCCTAAAAACTATAGTTTCTATATTCGATACTCCGTTTGTTTATGTTGCCGCTGTATTAAAAAACAAAAATAAAATCAAAGAAATATAGGTGCTGCTATGGAGAGATATAATAAAATAACTGATAAAAACCAAAGAGAAATATTATTACTAAAATCATTTGCCTGCAGCTATGGAAAATGTGCATTTTGTAATTATATTTTGGATAATTCATATAATGAGAATGAAATAAACCAGATAAATATTGATCTTTTAGATAAAGTTACAGGTGTATTCGGGTGTCTTGAAATAATAAATTCAGCATCTGTTTTTGAACTTCCTTTAAAAACTCTTGAGTACATAAGAAAGATTGCTAATGAAAAAAAGATGAAAACACTATATTTTGAAGTATACTACTCATACCTAAAAAGACTGGATGAAATAATCAAATTTTTCTCCGCTCAGGAAGTCAGGTTCAAAGTAGGAATTGAGACATTCGACAATAACTATCGTACTCAAATTTTAAAAAAGAACTTTATTTTGAATGATTATACACAATTATCAAATTTTTACAGCTGCTGTCTTCTGATTTGTACTAAAGGACAAACTAGAGAACAGATTTCAAACGATATTGAGACAGCATTAAAATATTTCAAAGAAATTACAATCAACGTTTTCATAAATAATGATACTGAAATAACAAGAG of the Sebaldella sp. S0638 genome contains:
- a CDS encoding lipopolysaccharide biosynthesis protein, translating into MNDSLDFITVIKVLYRNKMLILIIAAVTVICTLAYLMTKKDFKTTMNLYSNDRVLKEINEPPVFSLNSFEFYKYLKENSKKLSLLDIDDDNFYSSISKKITLESDNNSPNVKIQFNTKVKNDGKEFAREFADLANKYLNDKKSIYLSSQIKALDEQFLYLKQNIDLSQTKDPLIDSTISKLSYYRLLDKDKTPLLKLIDYQTKASKNKKLILALSLFLGLAFGILIAFIREFLKTVNWKDIKEN
- a CDS encoding queuosine precursor transporter — its product is MHILFYNEILWFLSMLINFLLILLAYRLWGKIGLFIFIPISTILANVQVIKQVDLFGFHGTMGDILYCGIFLVSDILSENYGKKMARNTIYIGFFSLISTTVIMILSLKILPNEYDTSQSSLEFIFGFLPRITVASLTAFLVSQTYDVWAYQFWREKFPEFKHIWIRNNFSTLASQFIDGIIFTIIAFSGVFEFSYMVKIFITSYLLKTIVSIFDTPFVYVAAVLKNKNKIKEI
- a CDS encoding radical SAM protein, which codes for MERYNKITDKNQREILLLKSFACSYGKCAFCNYILDNSYNENEINQINIDLLDKVTGVFGCLEIINSASVFELPLKTLEYIRKIANEKKMKTLYFEVYYSYLKRLDEIIKFFSAQEVRFKVGIETFDNNYRTQILKKNFILNDYTQLSNFYSCCLLICTKGQTREQISNDIETALKYFKEITINVFINNDTEITRDEELVKWFLTEKYPLLIKQKNIEILIDNKDLGVYVQ